Part of the Dehalococcoidia bacterium genome, CTGCTTGAAGCCCCAGGCCAGCACCTTCAGCAGGTCGGTAGCCCGCGCCGAGGGCGCCCTCCGGCCGTCGCTGAGGACCTTGCGATAATAGAGCAGCTTGCTCACGGCGAAGGAAACGGGGAAGGGGGCGCGGGCTGGCGAGCGGCGCAGGTGCAGCCAGTAAACGTGCGCCCAGGGGTAGGCCGCCAGCGCGCGACGCCAACGGCGGACCAGGGCGTGCGGCGCCGTCGTCCTCCCCGTGAGGGCCTCCTCCATGCGCACGCAGGCCAGCAACCCCAGCAGCAGACCGTCGTGCCAGCCCCGCCTCCGCGCCGCTTCCTCTATATATGCCCAGTCCAGACCTGGGTTGGCCCAGTGGGCCGTCACCTTGTGCAGGTCGAAGAGGCTGAAGCGCTTGTTCTCGTAAAGGGCATGGGCGATGTTCACCAGCAGGCAGTCCTCGGGACCGGGTACCGTCAAGAAGGGGTCATCGGGGGCGGTGCGCGCCCGCTGCCAGATGCTCTCGTCCAGAAACTCCACGTCCCAGCCAACCCAGGCATGGACATGGACCGCCAGCACCGACCGTCCGCCCACGAAGCGGCGGAACAGGAACTTGCGCGGCTCGTCTATGTTGCGCAGCCAGACGTACCCCAGATCTTCCAGCAGGGCACGGGCGCGGTGGCAGTCGCGCCGCGGCACCAGGAGGTCCAGGTTGTCGCTGGTATAGGGGAAGGAAGGGAAGGTGCCCGCCGATTTGAAGGCCAGGCAGGATATCCCCGCCCGCGCCCAGGCGTCCCTCACCCGCAGGAACTCCTCCCGCTGGCGCCGCAGCTCGTCCCGGTCACGGGCCAGGGCCTGTCGCCAGGCCTGAGTTTCGGCCAGAGAGGGCGGGAGGACATCGCCGCAGGCCAGCAGGGGGAACTTGTTGGCCCGTAGCCTGCTCACCAGCGACCGCGCCGCCCCCTCCGGGTCGCCGCGGGCCCTGGCGATGGCCTCGGCAACCAGGGGGCGCAGGAGCGCTGCAGCGGGCGTCACCGTGACGTCTCTCATAGCGCATACGCCCCCAGGGCATGGGCCAGGAGATAGCCGGCCACTTCGGACCAGTCGTAGCGCTCGACCATCTCCCTCGTCCGACAGACGGGCTGGGCGCGCACCTCCGACAGAAGCAAGGGCAGCTGCTGCCAGTCCTCCAGGAAGTGGAGGCCGTTGCCGGCGGCGAACATGACGGGCAGTCCCCCGTAGGGATAAGCGATGACGGGCAGGTTGCAGGCCATGGCTTCCAGGACCGACAGGGGCGCGTCGATAGCGCAACCCGGCTCCCGCACCGGGAACAGGTAACAGTCGCAGGCCTGGTAGACCTCCTCGATGCGCCGGCGATACCCCTCCAGGACGATGGCCCCCGCCTCGGCGGCCAGGGAAGCAGCCAGATAGGGATCGCGTCCCATGCTGGCGGCGGCCACCACCACTGGCCTGGCTGTCGGCCAGGCATAGCGCAGCACCTCCAGATTGCGGCCCGGCTTCAGGTGTCCCACATGGAGGGCCAGGAACTCGGAGACAGGTAGCCCCAAACGCCGCCGCAGCGCTTCCTTCTCCTCCTGGGAGACGGGGACGAAGCGTCCGAGGTCGACGCCCGAGGGCAGGAAGCGGACGGTGCACCCGAGGGACTGCAGCAGGGCCATAGTCCACGGCGCCTGAGCGAACACCAGCCCCGTTTTCAGCACCCTGGCCAGCGCCCGCGCCGGCCCACGCAACCGCCGCGGCTGCAGCGACACCATCGCCACCCGTGCAGCCGGGCACATGGCCTGCAAGGCCCTGGCCCGCCAGAAGCTGAACAGGGTGGCCGAGGCCGAGGGCACGTATACCACCAGGTCAGGCGAGAGCGCCCGCAAGCGGCTGGCCAGGCGCGGGCTGAGAAAGAGCCTGCCGGCCCGCAGGCTCTCGATGCCATCGCTGGATGACCCGCCCCCCACCGCCAGCCCCACGGCCTGCGCCCTCGTCTGCAGGGCGGCCAGCAGGGAGGCGACGAAATTGCGCACCCCCTCATCGCCAGGAAGGCCCAGGGCCTCCGATACCAGGCACACCAGAGGCCGGCGCTCGGCCCCTCTGCCGTCGCCTTTCACGACACGCCCCGCCACCGCCATAGCTCCCGATAGAGGGCATCGTAGGCCGAGACCATAGCCTCCACGGTGAAGCGGCGCCGCCACAGGGCCAGGCCCTCGGCCGCGCAGCGCCGTCGCAGGTCGTCGTCGCGCAGGAGGGCCAGCACCGCTCCTGCCAGAGCATGGGGGGAACGGGCCGGCACCAACAGCCCGGGCTGGCTGTCCCGGAAGAGCTCCGGGTTGCCGCCCACGTCGGTGGCCACGATGGGACGTCCCAGGGCCATAGCTTCCAGCAGGAAGTTGGAGCAACCCTCGTGGTCGCATGAGGAGAGGACAGCCACGTCCATGGCAGCGATGTAGGGCGCCACCCGGAGCTGGTGCCCGACGAAGGCCATCCTCCCGCCCAGCCCCACCTCGCGGGCCATGGCCTCCAACTGGGGACGCAGGGGGCCATCGCCGACGGCCAGGAAGCGGGCTGTGGGCACCTCCCGGGCCACCAGGGCCGCTGCCTGTATGAAGGTGGGGTAGTCCTTGGCCGGCTGGAGGCTGGCCACCATGCCCACCACCGGCGTCCCGTCCTCGGCACCCACCTCCCGCCGCACCGCCTCCCGCTCCTCCTCCGTGCAGTAGACCCTCTCTGCTGAGACGCCGTTGTAGACCACCCGCACCTTGTGGGCCGCCACCCCCCGCGACACGACGTAGCGACGGCCAGCCTCGCTGTTGGCCACCAC contains:
- a CDS encoding nucleotidyltransferase family protein, translated to MRDVTVTPAAALLRPLVAEAIARARGDPEGAARSLVSRLRANKFPLLACGDVLPPSLAETQAWRQALARDRDELRRQREEFLRVRDAWARAGISCLAFKSAGTFPSFPYTSDNLDLLVPRRDCHRARALLEDLGYVWLRNIDEPRKFLFRRFVGGRSVLAVHVHAWVGWDVEFLDESIWQRARTAPDDPFLTVPGPEDCLLVNIAHALYENKRFSLFDLHKVTAHWANPGLDWAYIEEAARRRGWHDGLLLGLLACVRMEEALTGRTTAPHALVRRWRRALAAYPWAHVYWLHLRRSPARAPFPVSFAVSKLLYYRKVLSDGRRAPSARATDLLKVLAWGFKQKSGLRPQPGLLVSLSGLDGAGKTTAAKALRSALRISGVRSRLVWTRCGCSPAYRSLGGLARRLWRAGGPRVWQPGSAGATASALWAAANALDVFLSLAWRAWLPRLLGKVVVCDRYTYDAAVEMLSRLGGDGRWVALSPRLLLAISPRPDYAFLLDVPPEVARARGDEETSLVELTAQRRLYLHLASEHGLQVVEASREGNDVCDVVTLTVLRGYQDRFRTLLNGLLLSNPAQLNPDDPLARTPARR
- a CDS encoding glycosyltransferase, which codes for MKGDGRGAERRPLVCLVSEALGLPGDEGVRNFVASLLAALQTRAQAVGLAVGGGSSSDGIESLRAGRLFLSPRLASRLRALSPDLVVYVPSASATLFSFWRARALQAMCPAARVAMVSLQPRRLRGPARALARVLKTGLVFAQAPWTMALLQSLGCTVRFLPSGVDLGRFVPVSQEEKEALRRRLGLPVSEFLALHVGHLKPGRNLEVLRYAWPTARPVVVAAASMGRDPYLAASLAAEAGAIVLEGYRRRIEEVYQACDCYLFPVREPGCAIDAPLSVLEAMACNLPVIAYPYGGLPVMFAAGNGLHFLEDWQQLPLLLSEVRAQPVCRTREMVERYDWSEVAGYLLAHALGAYAL
- a CDS encoding glycosyltransferase; this translates as MRPPMPPDGKLKVVLAVNDLRLGGAERQLVELARGLDKARYRVTVVTLYPGQPLEGELAAEPGVELVSLRRRHRFDPSPVWRMARLLRERQAHIVQPFLTPATFFALVGALLAGTPVRIVTERCGLRLRPGLGSDIYRFLEDRLTRWAQAVVANSEAGRRYVVSRGVAAHKVRVVYNGVSAERVYCTEEEREAVRREVGAEDGTPVVGMVASLQPAKDYPTFIQAAALVAREVPTARFLAVGDGPLRPQLEAMAREVGLGGRMAFVGHQLRVAPYIAAMDVAVLSSCDHEGCSNFLLEAMALGRPIVATDVGGNPELFRDSQPGLLVPARSPHALAGAVLALLRDDDLRRRCAAEGLALWRRRFTVEAMVSAYDALYRELWRWRGVS